The following are encoded in a window of Primulina eburnea isolate SZY01 chromosome 4, ASM2296580v1, whole genome shotgun sequence genomic DNA:
- the LOC140829339 gene encoding uncharacterized protein: MTSILFRSPTLVSLLSVGMAHNSQRRIAAQSDPKTSMNPSLKKHPKPTPFAASAITSVPEVHHHPIPDPITIPASTVENISYRFSKLYANHKKLGSKSLGPSNPHPHPRPENHVRQKTFTVSPVLDTPCTTLTKSKSHHERNDFPVSKIEGGNHFSSRAKVKEKDKIKNPSNKDQKKPFLVEYDVKKASQFMTRSLERDQVKGFQKGFDGRRLSVSSLPLDNGRRNKSVIGSQIDLSGFFSCAGVRVVAVDMPPSVQIHAVNCARRTHDSLEKFTSKSLAFTLKKEFDEAYGPAWHCIVGTSFGSFVTHSVGGFMYFSMDHKIYILLFKTTVQKQIQIE; the protein is encoded by the exons ATGACGAGCATTTTATTCCGCAGCCCCACACTAGTTTCATTATTGTCTGTAGGAATGGCACACAACAGCCAGAGGCGCATCGCAGCACAGTCCGACCCCAAAACATCCATGAATCCCTCACTCAAGAAGCACCCCAAACCCACCCCCTTCGCCGCCTCCGCCATCACTTCCGTCCCCGAAGTCCACCACCACCCAATCCCAGATCCCATTACTATCCCTGCTTCCACTGTCGAGAACATATCGTATCGCTTCTCCAAGCTATATGCAAATCACAAGAAACTTGGCTCCAAATCCTTAGGCCCCTCTAACCCGCATCCTCATCCTCGACCAGAGAACCATGTCCGACAAAAAACCTTCACCGTATCCCCGGTTCTGGACACACCTTGCACGACTTTGACCAAGTCAAAGAGCCACCATGAAAGAAACGATTTCCCAGTTTCAAAAATTGAGGGGGGAAATCACTTCAGCTCAAGGGCCAAGGTGAAAGAAAAGGATAAAATCAAGAACCCATCAAATAAAGACCAAAAGAAACCATTTTTGGTAGAGTATGACGTGAAAAAGGCGTCCCAGTTTATGACTAGGAGTCTAGAAAGAGACCAGGTTAAGGGATTTCAAAAAGGGTTCGATGGGAGAAGGCTATCTGTGTCATCTCTCCCACTTGATAATGGAAGAAGAAACAAGTCAGTTATCGGCTCACAGATTGACCTGTCTGGTTTCTTCTCTTGTGCTGGTGTGAGAGTTGTTGCTGTTGATATGCCTCCGTCTGTGCAAATTCATGCTGTTAATTGTGCAAGAAGGACTCATGATAGCTTGGAGAAGTTCACCTCCAAGTCTCTTGCTTTTACACTTAAAAAG GAATTTGATGAGGCCTATGGACCTGCTTGGCACTGTATAGTGGGGACAAGTTTTGGGTCATTCGTGACCCATTCAGTTGGGGGATTCATGTATTTTTCTATGGATCACAAGATATATATCCTCTTATTCAAGACTACTGTACAAAAGCAGATTCAAATTGAATGA